Proteins co-encoded in one Eremothecium sinecaudum strain ATCC 58844 chromosome VI, complete sequence genomic window:
- a CDS encoding 60S ribosomal protein eL27 (Syntenic homolog of Ashbya gossypii AFR413C; Syntenic homolog of Saccharomyces cerevisiae YHR010W (RPL27A) and YDR471W (RPL27B); 1-intron in Ashbya gossypii), with amino-acid sequence MAKFLKAGKVAVVVRGRYAGKKVVIIKPHDEGSKSHQFGHALVAGIERYPLKVTKRQGAKKVAKRTKIKPFIKVINYNHLLPTRYTLDVEAFKSVVSTETFEEPSQRSEAKKVIKKAFEERHQAGKNQWFFTKLNF; translated from the exons ATGGCTAAGTTCTTGAAAGCTGGTAAAGTTG CTGTTGTCGTCCGCGGTCGTTACGCCGGTAAGAAGGTCGTGATCATCAAGCCACACGACGAAGGTTCCAAGTCCCACCAATTTGGTCATGCCTTGGTTGCTGGTATTGAAAGATACCCATTGAAGGTCACTAAAAGACAAGGTGCGAAGAAGGTTGCTAAGAGAACCAAGATTAAGCCATTTATCAAGGTTATCAACTACAACCACTTGTTGCCAACCAGATATACCTTGGACGTGGAAGCTTTCAAGTCTGTTGTATCTACTGAAACTTTCGAAGAACCATCTCAAAGATCAGAAGCTAAGAAGGTTATCAAGAAGGCTTTCGAGGAAAGACACCAAGCTGGTAAGAACCAATGGTTCTTCACTAAGTTGAACTTCTAA